The Streptococcus pluranimalium genome contains a region encoding:
- a CDS encoding NAD(P)H-dependent glycerol-3-phosphate dehydrogenase, which translates to MSKQTIAVLGPGSWGTALAQVLNDNGHEVRVWGNITEQIDELNQDHTNTRYFKDIILDKKIIGYHDLGQALDGADAVLFVVPTKVTRLVAKQVAKALKHKVTVMHASKGLEPDTHERLSTILEEEIPADLRSEVVVVSGPSHAEETIVRDITLITAASKDLATAKYVQELFSNHYFRLYTNTDVIGVETAGALKNIIAVGAGALHGLGYGDNAKAAIITRGLAEITRLGVAMGASPLTYSGLSGVGDLIVTGTSIHSRNWRAGDALGRGEKLEDIETNMGMVIEGISTTKVAYELAQELGVYMPITSAIYRTIYEGADIKESILDMMSNEFRSENEWTE; encoded by the coding sequence ATGAGCAAACAAACAATTGCTGTCTTAGGACCTGGTTCTTGGGGGACCGCATTGGCACAAGTACTAAACGATAATGGACATGAGGTGCGTGTTTGGGGGAATATCACTGAACAAATCGATGAATTGAACCAAGACCATACCAATACCCGATACTTTAAAGATATCATTCTCGATAAAAAGATTATAGGCTACCATGATTTGGGACAAGCATTAGATGGCGCTGACGCAGTGCTCTTTGTTGTGCCAACAAAAGTAACCCGTTTAGTGGCTAAACAGGTCGCTAAAGCGCTAAAACATAAAGTAACCGTTATGCACGCTTCTAAAGGGCTTGAACCTGACACCCATGAGCGTTTATCTACTATCCTTGAGGAAGAAATCCCAGCAGATCTTCGTTCAGAAGTGGTTGTTGTTTCTGGTCCAAGTCACGCCGAGGAAACGATTGTTCGTGATATCACACTTATCACAGCTGCCTCAAAAGATCTAGCAACAGCTAAGTACGTCCAAGAACTCTTTAGTAATCACTACTTCCGCCTTTACACAAATACCGATGTCATTGGGGTTGAAACAGCTGGTGCCCTCAAAAATATCATCGCTGTTGGCGCGGGTGCCCTCCACGGTCTTGGCTATGGCGATAATGCCAAAGCTGCTATTATCACACGTGGACTAGCAGAAATCACTCGCCTAGGTGTCGCTATGGGAGCAAGCCCACTTACTTACAGTGGACTATCAGGAGTCGGTGACTTGATTGTCACAGGAACTTCTATTCACTCTCGTAACTGGCGTGCTGGTGATGCTCTTGGTCGTGGTGAAAAACTTGAAGATATCGAGACAAATATGGGGATGGTTATTGAGGGAATCTCAACAACAAAAGTCGCCTATGAATTAGCACAGGAATTAGGTGTCTATATGCCAATTACCAGTGCTATTTACCGTACAATTTACGAGGGAGCTGACATCAAAGAATCAATTCTTGACATGATGTCTAACGAATTCCGCTCCGAAAATGAATGGACAGAATAA
- the tadA gene encoding tRNA adenosine(34) deaminase TadA produces MQELTETEKAYFMQEALKEAQKSLAKDEIPIGCVIVKDSQIIGRGHNAREEVNQAIMHAEIMAIQEANQMVGNWRLLEATLFVTIEPCVMCSGAIGLARIPQVIYGAPNQKFGAAGSLYDILTDERLNHRVQVEKGVLQADCAAIMQTFFRQGRERKKEAKRLAQEADKKSSLQ; encoded by the coding sequence ATGCAAGAATTGACAGAAACAGAAAAAGCCTACTTTATGCAGGAGGCTTTGAAAGAAGCTCAAAAATCCTTAGCTAAGGATGAAATTCCCATAGGCTGTGTTATCGTCAAGGACAGTCAGATTATCGGACGCGGGCACAATGCGCGTGAGGAAGTTAATCAAGCGATTATGCATGCAGAGATTATGGCCATCCAAGAAGCTAATCAGATGGTCGGGAATTGGCGTTTGCTTGAGGCAACTTTATTTGTGACTATTGAACCCTGTGTCATGTGTAGCGGTGCTATCGGGTTAGCTCGCATTCCACAGGTCATCTATGGAGCACCAAATCAGAAGTTCGGTGCCGCAGGTAGTCTTTATGATATCTTGACAGATGAGAGATTGAACCATCGTGTGCAGGTCGAAAAAGGTGTTTTACAAGCAGACTGTGCAGCCATCATGCAGACCTTTTTCCGCCAAGGGAGAGAGCGAAAGAAGGAAGCTAAGCGTTTAGCTCAGGAAGCTGATAAAAAAAGCAGTTTGCAATAA
- a CDS encoding endonuclease MutS2, which translates to MNTRILEQLEFEKVRDLFAPYLQTEQGLTELKSLVPLVKVDKIKEQFTEIEEMAAIFVENHGFALGSLTSISESIRRLELAADLNITELIAIKKVLAVTADMGRFYQDLENVELIALKRLFENLVGLPQLQGSLQSVNDGGFLENFASPELEKIRRQITASEAQVRQVLQDVLKKQADYLSESLIASRNGRSVLPVKNTHRNRVSGVVHDISSSGNTVYIEPRAVVAINEEITQLQADERHEMARILHEMSEMLRPHADVIRNNAWILGHLDFVRAKYLFMREKKANVPDISSDKSINLINVFHPLLKDPVANDLHFTKQLSAIVITGPNTGGKTIMLKTLGLAQLMAQSGLPIMADKGSKVTVFTQIFADIGDEQSIEQSLSTFSSHMTHIVEILAAADQESLVLFDELGAGTDPQEGASLAMAILEHLRLSQIKTMATTHYPELKAYGIETKYVENASMEFDTATLSPTYRFMQGVPGRSNAFEIARRLGLSEVIVSDAENMTDTDGDVNRIIAELEAQTLETRKRLDHIKEVEQENLKFNRAVKKLYNDFSHERDREVEKAHQEARELVDLALQESEEILKNLHAKAELKPHEIIEAKAELKKLAPQVDLSKNKVLKKAKKLRAPRIGDDIVVTAYGQRGTLTRQVKDKTWEAQVGLIKMTLKEDEFNLVKVQEEAQKPKKKQVSVVKKAKTSGSGPRARLDLRGKRYEEAMKELDDFIDQALLNNMAQVDIIHGIGTGVIREAVTKYLRKNKHVKSFGYAPQNAGGSGCTIANLG; encoded by the coding sequence ATGAATACTAGAATTTTAGAACAGTTAGAATTTGAAAAAGTCAGGGACTTATTTGCCCCCTACCTTCAAACAGAACAAGGGCTAACTGAATTAAAGAGCTTGGTTCCACTAGTTAAGGTGGATAAGATTAAAGAACAATTCACAGAAATTGAGGAAATGGCAGCCATCTTTGTGGAAAATCATGGCTTTGCTTTGGGTAGTTTGACCTCTATTTCCGAAAGCATTCGCCGTCTGGAGTTAGCAGCTGACCTAAATATTACTGAACTGATTGCCATTAAAAAAGTCTTGGCAGTTACAGCTGATATGGGGCGTTTTTACCAAGATTTGGAAAATGTAGAGCTGATTGCTCTTAAGCGTCTTTTTGAGAATTTGGTTGGACTGCCACAATTACAAGGCAGTTTGCAGTCGGTTAACGATGGTGGCTTTTTAGAAAACTTTGCTAGTCCAGAATTGGAAAAGATTCGACGTCAAATAACAGCTAGTGAAGCGCAAGTGCGCCAAGTTTTGCAAGATGTTTTGAAAAAACAAGCTGACTATCTATCAGAAAGTTTGATTGCTAGTCGTAATGGGCGCAGTGTTCTCCCGGTTAAAAATACCCACCGTAACCGGGTTTCAGGAGTAGTTCACGATATATCAAGCTCAGGAAATACGGTTTATATTGAGCCACGTGCTGTGGTTGCTATTAATGAAGAGATTACCCAGTTACAGGCAGATGAACGTCATGAGATGGCCAGAATTCTCCATGAAATGTCAGAAATGCTTCGCCCACATGCAGATGTTATCCGTAATAATGCTTGGATTTTAGGACATTTGGATTTTGTTCGTGCCAAATATCTTTTTATGCGTGAGAAAAAGGCTAATGTGCCTGATATTTCTAGTGATAAGAGTATTAATTTAATTAATGTTTTTCATCCCTTGCTTAAAGATCCAGTTGCCAATGATTTGCACTTTACCAAACAGTTATCGGCTATTGTCATTACTGGTCCCAATACGGGTGGTAAGACTATCATGCTGAAGACCTTGGGTCTTGCCCAACTGATGGCTCAGTCTGGCTTGCCAATCATGGCTGATAAGGGATCAAAAGTGACAGTATTTACTCAAATTTTTGCTGATATCGGTGATGAGCAGTCTATTGAACAGAGTTTGTCAACTTTTTCTAGTCATATGACCCATATTGTGGAGATTTTGGCAGCGGCAGACCAAGAGTCACTAGTCCTTTTTGATGAATTGGGAGCAGGTACTGACCCGCAAGAAGGTGCTAGTCTTGCTATGGCTATTTTGGAACATCTACGCCTCAGTCAAATTAAGACAATGGCAACGACCCACTATCCAGAACTCAAGGCTTACGGGATTGAAACTAAGTATGTGGAAAATGCCAGCATGGAGTTTGATACAGCGACACTCAGCCCTACCTATCGTTTCATGCAGGGGGTTCCGGGAAGATCCAATGCCTTTGAGATTGCCCGCAGGCTTGGCTTGTCAGAAGTAATTGTCTCGGATGCCGAGAATATGACTGATACCGACGGTGATGTTAATCGTATTATTGCAGAATTAGAAGCTCAAACCCTCGAAACCAGAAAACGCCTGGATCATATCAAAGAGGTTGAGCAAGAAAACCTCAAGTTTAACCGAGCTGTTAAGAAGCTCTACAATGATTTCTCACATGAACGTGACCGGGAAGTGGAAAAAGCCCATCAAGAAGCGCGTGAATTAGTTGATCTAGCTTTGCAAGAAAGCGAAGAGATTTTGAAAAATCTCCATGCCAAAGCTGAATTAAAACCACATGAAATCATTGAAGCTAAGGCCGAATTGAAAAAATTAGCACCGCAAGTTGACTTATCCAAAAATAAGGTTCTTAAAAAAGCCAAAAAACTCCGAGCCCCACGTATCGGTGATGATATCGTGGTGACGGCTTATGGTCAACGTGGAACGCTGACGCGACAAGTTAAAGATAAGACTTGGGAAGCTCAGGTTGGTTTGATTAAGATGACGCTTAAAGAAGATGAGTTTAATCTGGTCAAAGTTCAAGAAGAAGCTCAAAAACCTAAGAAAAAACAAGTATCAGTGGTCAAAAAAGCTAAGACATCTGGTAGTGGACCACGGGCTCGTCTAGATTTACGAGGCAAGCGTTACGAAGAAGCTATGAAGGAGTTGGATGATTTTATCGACCAAGCTTTGCTTAATAATATGGCTCAAGTGGATATTATCCACGGTATCGGAACAGGGGTCATTCGAGAAGCGGTGACCAAATACCTCCGTAAGAATAAACACGTCAAAAGTTTTGGCTATGCCCCACAAAACGCTGGTGGTTCAGGTTGTACCATTGCTAATTTGGGATAA
- the galU gene encoding UTP--glucose-1-phosphate uridylyltransferase GalU, with protein sequence MNAKVRKAIIPAAGLGTRFLPATKALAKEMLPIVDKPTIQFIVEEALKSGIEEILVVTGKAKRSIEDHFDSNFELEYNLEQKGKNDLLKLVNDTTAINLHFIRQSHPRGLGDAVLQAKAFVGNEPFVVMLGDDLMDISDDKAIPLTKQLINDFEETHASTIAVMPVPHEEVSAYGVIAPHKEVRKGLYSVDTFVEKPAPEDAPSDLAIIGRYLLTPEIFSILENQAPGAGNEVQLTDAIDTLNKTQRVFAHEFTGNRYDVGDKFGFMKTSIDYALKHPQVKDDLKQYIINLGKELDGKKEKVEK encoded by the coding sequence ATGAACGCAAAAGTTAGAAAAGCTATTATTCCAGCTGCAGGTCTCGGCACTCGCTTTTTACCAGCAACTAAGGCTCTTGCCAAAGAAATGTTGCCAATCGTTGATAAACCAACGATCCAGTTTATTGTTGAAGAAGCCCTCAAATCAGGAATTGAAGAAATCTTGGTGGTCACAGGTAAAGCCAAACGTTCCATTGAAGATCATTTTGACTCTAATTTTGAATTAGAATACAATCTAGAACAAAAAGGAAAGAACGACCTTCTAAAATTGGTCAACGATACAACGGCTATCAATCTTCATTTTATCCGTCAAAGTCATCCTCGTGGACTCGGAGATGCTGTTTTACAAGCCAAAGCCTTTGTTGGTAACGAACCTTTTGTTGTCATGCTTGGAGATGATCTCATGGATATTTCTGACGATAAAGCCATTCCTTTGACCAAACAACTCATTAATGACTTCGAAGAGACACACGCATCTACTATCGCTGTTATGCCTGTTCCTCATGAAGAAGTTTCGGCTTACGGTGTTATCGCCCCTCATAAGGAAGTTCGTAAAGGCCTTTATAGCGTTGATACTTTTGTCGAGAAACCGGCACCAGAAGATGCCCCAAGTGATTTAGCTATTATCGGACGCTATCTACTGACACCAGAAATTTTCTCTATTTTAGAAAATCAAGCACCCGGTGCTGGAAATGAAGTTCAATTAACAGATGCCATTGATACCCTTAACAAGACACAACGTGTCTTTGCACATGAATTCACTGGCAATCGTTACGATGTTGGTGATAAATTTGGATTCATGAAAACTTCTATTGATTACGCCCTCAAGCACCCACAAGTTAAAGATGATTTAAAACAATACATCATTAATTTAGGAAAAGAATTAGACGGTAAAAAAGAAAAAGTTGAAAAGTAA
- the srtB gene encoding class B sortase, LPKTxAVK-specific: MLKISQSLKHFSIIFLSLLAILTLVSCGSDKQSSKTTGSSEQTRSSQVTKKGSYKVSDEEKAYLKEKFDNLSGTNPETIGYVYAPGTKLDEPIVQTTDNATYLDKTFEGGNEPYLGTVFMDYENDKTFNDQLTWLFGHARGSKVADHRMFNDVNYYDDQKFFDKHPYVVVETPDRKHYYEAAFLIIVPETTAFYKTSFDSKQEFKNQLKEVAKSAHTKNKKIKIDENDKYLVLSTCREDDETIRSNLYLREIPEAELGSFLDKHASELAYKPTR, encoded by the coding sequence ATGTTGAAAATATCACAGTCACTGAAACACTTTTCGATCATTTTTCTTAGCTTGTTAGCTATTTTGACACTTGTCTCTTGTGGCTCTGACAAACAGTCTTCGAAAACGACTGGTTCTTCTGAACAAACAAGGAGTTCGCAGGTTACTAAGAAGGGTTCCTATAAAGTTTCTGATGAAGAAAAAGCTTATCTCAAAGAAAAATTTGATAATTTATCAGGTACTAATCCAGAGACTATTGGCTATGTTTATGCTCCAGGAACCAAGCTTGATGAGCCAATTGTTCAAACGACAGATAATGCTACTTATTTGGATAAAACATTTGAAGGTGGCAATGAACCCTACCTAGGTACAGTCTTTATGGATTATGAAAATGATAAAACTTTCAATGATCAACTGACTTGGTTATTTGGGCATGCACGTGGATCAAAAGTCGCAGATCACCGTATGTTTAATGATGTTAACTATTATGATGATCAGAAATTCTTTGATAAGCATCCGTATGTAGTGGTTGAAACACCTGATAGAAAACATTATTATGAAGCAGCTTTTTTGATTATTGTTCCTGAGACGACTGCTTTCTACAAAACTTCATTTGACAGCAAGCAAGAATTTAAAAATCAATTAAAAGAAGTTGCTAAAAGCGCTCATACTAAGAATAAAAAAATTAAAATTGATGAGAATGATAAATATCTCGTTTTATCAACTTGTCGTGAAGACGATGAAACGATTCGTTCTAATCTTTACCTAAGAGAAATTCCAGAAGCTGAGCTAGGAAGCTTCTTAGATAAGCATGCTAGTGAACTAGCTTACAAACCAACACGTTAG
- a CDS encoding DUF1846 domain-containing protein, whose product MKTQAFDSEKYLNLQRDHIIERINQFDGKLYLEFGGKMLEDFHAARVLPGYEPDNKIKLLQELKEQVEIVIAINANNIEHSKARGDLGISYDQEVFRLIDTFKDLNIYVGSVVVTQYTGQAAADNFRKELEKHGIASYLHYPIKGYPTDMDHIISPDGMGKNDYIKTSRNLVVVTAPGPGSGKLATCMSNLYHDQISGVTSGYAKFETFPVWNLPLHHPVNLAYEAATADLDDVNMIDPFHLETYGKTTVNYNRDIEIFPVLKRMLERILGESPYASPTDMGVNMVGFSIIDEEAAIEASKQEIIRRYYQTVVEAKAERVPATAVQKIELLMNDINVSPNDRQVVLAAKEKAEQTKDAALALELPTGDIVTGKTSELFGPSAAVIINAIKKLAGIDKDTHLIGADYVKPIQNLKISHLGSKNPRLHSSEILIALAITAMENADAKKAMEQLGNLKGSEVHSTVILPEEDKNVFRKLGINVTFDPIYSQNKLYRK is encoded by the coding sequence ATGAAGACACAAGCTTTTGATTCAGAAAAATATTTGAATCTGCAACGCGACCATATTATCGAACGTATCAACCAATTTGACGGTAAGCTCTATCTAGAATTCGGTGGCAAAATGTTAGAAGATTTCCACGCCGCACGCGTTCTTCCAGGTTACGAGCCAGATAATAAAATCAAATTGCTACAAGAACTCAAAGAACAGGTTGAAATTGTCATTGCTATCAATGCCAATAATATCGAACATTCAAAAGCACGCGGTGATCTTGGTATTTCCTATGATCAAGAAGTCTTCCGTCTTATTGATACCTTCAAAGATCTCAATATCTATGTTGGATCAGTTGTGGTTACTCAATATACTGGACAAGCAGCTGCAGATAACTTTCGTAAGGAGCTTGAAAAGCACGGTATCGCTTCTTACCTCCATTATCCAATCAAGGGTTATCCAACCGATATGGATCACATCATTTCCCCAGACGGCATGGGCAAAAATGATTATATCAAAACCAGTCGTAACCTCGTTGTTGTAACAGCTCCTGGTCCTGGTTCTGGTAAACTAGCAACCTGTATGTCCAATCTCTACCACGATCAAATCAGTGGTGTTACCTCAGGTTATGCTAAATTTGAAACCTTCCCAGTATGGAATCTTCCATTACACCACCCCGTCAACTTAGCATACGAGGCAGCAACTGCTGACCTAGATGATGTTAATATGATTGATCCCTTCCATTTGGAAACATACGGTAAAACAACCGTTAACTACAACCGTGACATCGAGATTTTCCCTGTCCTCAAGCGCATGCTAGAGCGTATCCTTGGTGAGTCGCCATACGCGTCACCTACCGATATGGGCGTTAACATGGTTGGTTTCTCTATCATTGATGAAGAAGCTGCTATTGAGGCTTCTAAGCAGGAAATCATCCGCCGATATTACCAAACAGTTGTTGAAGCTAAGGCTGAACGCGTCCCAGCAACAGCTGTTCAGAAAATTGAGCTGCTCATGAATGACATCAACGTCAGTCCTAACGACCGTCAAGTTGTTCTCGCTGCAAAGGAAAAAGCAGAACAGACCAAAGATGCTGCTTTAGCTTTGGAGTTGCCGACAGGCGATATCGTAACTGGTAAGACTTCTGAACTCTTCGGCCCATCTGCCGCCGTTATCATTAATGCTATCAAAAAATTAGCAGGTATCGATAAGGATACTCACCTTATTGGAGCCGATTATGTCAAACCAATCCAAAACTTAAAAATCAGCCACTTAGGTAGCAAAAACCCGCGTCTGCATTCAAGTGAAATTTTGATTGCTCTGGCTATCACAGCGATGGAAAATGCCGATGCTAAAAAGGCTATGGAACAATTAGGAAATCTAAAAGGTAGCGAAGTGCATTCTACTGTAATACTCCCTGAAGAAGATAAGAATGTTTTCCGTAAACTGGGGATCAATGTTACCTTTGATCCTATTTACTCACAAAATAAACTCTATCGTAAATAA
- a CDS encoding nucleotidyltransferase family protein, whose protein sequence is MIEKEFLALIQKEQQMMTILNVIADLELQDSWLAAGFVRNYIWNVQSGFSGFDTETDLDVVFYDPEISYQETLNRERRLKESYPDYPWELKNQVFMHVHNPDTAGYESARDAISKYPETATAVALRLIDDELELFAPYGLDVISRFEIHPTPHFKASDKRMAVYNERIARKNWSKKWPQIKFFRD, encoded by the coding sequence ATGATAGAGAAAGAATTTTTAGCATTGATTCAAAAGGAACAGCAGATGATGACGATTTTAAATGTGATTGCTGATTTAGAGTTACAGGATTCTTGGCTGGCAGCAGGTTTTGTCCGTAACTACATCTGGAATGTTCAATCTGGTTTTTCTGGATTTGATACTGAAACTGACTTGGATGTGGTCTTTTATGATCCAGAAATATCCTACCAAGAAACTTTGAACAGAGAAAGAAGATTAAAAGAAAGCTACCCTGATTATCCGTGGGAGTTGAAAAATCAAGTCTTTATGCATGTTCATAACCCTGATACAGCAGGCTATGAATCAGCTAGAGATGCTATCAGTAAATACCCAGAAACAGCAACAGCAGTAGCTTTGAGGTTAATTGATGATGAGCTAGAGCTTTTCGCACCTTATGGCTTAGATGTTATTAGTCGTTTTGAGATTCACCCAACACCGCATTTTAAGGCTTCAGATAAGCGTATGGCTGTTTATAATGAACGTATAGCAAGGAAAAATTGGTCGAAAAAATGGCCGCAAATCAAGTTTTTCAGAGACTAA
- a CDS encoding phosphatidylglycerophosphatase A family protein, which yields MKTNQQLNEKACALLEERGVTIKEIADLVLHLQTPYIPHLSLEEATESVHAVLRKREVENAIITGVELDKLAEQNKLSQPLNDILTNDEGLYGIDEILGLAIVNLYGSIGFTNYGYLDKVKPGVIKRLDSKPGNQCHTFLDDIVSAIAAAAASRIAHNDPKKSNITN from the coding sequence ATGAAAACTAATCAACAATTAAACGAGAAGGCTTGCGCTTTATTAGAAGAACGTGGCGTTACCATCAAGGAAATAGCTGACCTTGTCTTACATCTTCAAACACCCTATATCCCTCATCTTAGCTTGGAAGAGGCCACCGAGAGTGTCCATGCTGTCTTGCGCAAACGAGAAGTAGAAAATGCTATCATCACAGGCGTGGAATTAGACAAGTTAGCCGAACAAAACAAACTCTCTCAACCGCTCAATGATATCCTCACTAATGATGAAGGCCTGTACGGTATTGATGAAATTTTAGGACTAGCGATTGTTAATCTTTACGGTTCGATTGGCTTTACTAACTATGGCTATCTTGATAAAGTCAAACCTGGGGTCATCAAAAGATTAGATAGTAAGCCTGGAAACCAATGCCATACCTTCTTAGACGATATTGTCAGTGCTATTGCCGCTGCTGCAGCTAGTCGGATTGCTCATAATGATCCTAAAAAGAGCAACATTACCAACTAA
- a CDS encoding MBL fold metallo-hydrolase, whose protein sequence is MKLTTLGCWGGYPFKDGGTTSYLLTGHDGFQLLMDAGSRSLNELEKEISPLDLDAVLISHYHPDHVADLGVLRHYRQLYPKHLWQPKVIPIYAHNEDKDEFEKLSLPDVSEGIAYDVDGTQSIGPFDITFIKTVHPVICYAFRIVERETGQILLFTADTGYFKALPDFVKGADFFLADVYLYEGNENHPAHLTTKEAGEIAVQAGVKKLVLTHMPPVAPKGVDPDNHLEILRQEAQQYAGDIPVELAEPHKSWDLGQL, encoded by the coding sequence ATGAAATTGACAACGCTTGGTTGCTGGGGAGGTTACCCATTTAAAGACGGTGGAACGACATCTTATCTGCTGACAGGACACGATGGTTTTCAGCTGTTGATGGATGCAGGTTCACGCTCTTTAAATGAATTGGAAAAAGAAATTAGCCCGCTGGATTTGGATGCTGTCTTGATTTCACACTATCATCCTGATCATGTGGCAGATTTAGGGGTTCTGCGTCATTACCGCCAGCTCTATCCCAAACACTTATGGCAACCCAAAGTGATTCCTATCTATGCCCACAATGAAGATAAGGATGAGTTTGAAAAATTAAGTTTGCCAGATGTATCAGAAGGGATTGCCTATGATGTTGATGGGACGCAAAGTATTGGTCCTTTTGACATCACCTTTATCAAAACGGTCCACCCTGTTATCTGCTATGCCTTTCGCATTGTCGAACGTGAAACTGGTCAAATCCTTCTTTTTACAGCAGATACAGGCTATTTTAAAGCCTTGCCAGACTTTGTCAAAGGTGCTGATTTCTTCTTAGCAGACGTCTACCTTTATGAAGGGAATGAAAATCATCCAGCTCATTTGACCACTAAAGAAGCAGGTGAGATTGCTGTTCAGGCTGGCGTCAAAAAATTAGTCCTAACGCACATGCCACCAGTAGCTCCAAAAGGAGTTGATCCAGATAATCATTTAGAAATCCTTCGTCAAGAAGCGCAGCAATATGCTGGTGATATTCCAGTCGAACTAGCTGAACCACATAAATCATGGGATCTAGGACAACTCTAA
- a CDS encoding CvpA family protein → MITLLLLIILAWSFYIGFSRGIFLQGFYTIGSLVSLAIAKVYYKALAEQLYIWVPYANPTEGSHIYFFKDVDLFSHDLVFYAGVAFLAVYTLAYTAIRLLGVLIHLAPLERFDSILNNTIAGVLSCLVVCFSFSMVFTILATIPFENIQQTLSGNGLIRFFIEDFPFFSSYLESLWITQILR, encoded by the coding sequence ATGATAACACTCCTCTTGCTCATTATTCTTGCCTGGAGTTTCTATATCGGCTTTTCAAGAGGCATTTTTCTCCAAGGTTTTTATACCATCGGCAGCTTAGTCTCTCTAGCTATTGCCAAAGTTTATTACAAAGCGTTAGCCGAGCAGCTTTATATTTGGGTGCCTTATGCTAATCCAACCGAAGGTTCACACATCTATTTTTTCAAAGATGTCGACCTCTTTTCGCATGACTTAGTCTTCTATGCTGGAGTGGCTTTTCTAGCTGTCTATACACTCGCCTATACTGCTATTCGACTACTGGGAGTACTCATCCATCTTGCACCACTTGAACGTTTCGATTCAATACTCAACAATACCATTGCAGGAGTCTTATCTTGCCTTGTGGTTTGTTTTAGTTTTAGTATGGTATTTACCATTCTTGCAACCATTCCCTTTGAGAATATCCAACAAACCTTATCTGGAAATGGTCTAATTCGTTTCTTTATCGAGGATTTCCCTTTCTTTTCTTCTTATTTGGAAAGTCTATGGATCACTCAAATTCTTCGCTAA
- a CDS encoding LPKTxAVK-anchored surface protein has protein sequence MATSTEAATKEASKALPKTSAVK, from the coding sequence GTGGCAACATCGACTGAAGCAGCAACTAAAGAAGCTTCAAAAGCTCTTCCAAAAACTAGTGCTGTTAAATAA